GAAGCGGTGGACAGGACCGGCGCCGACGCCTCGGTCATCTTCGTGCCCCCGCCCTTCGCCGCCGACGCCATCATGGAGGCCGCCGACGCCGAGATCGAGCTGATCGTGTGCATCACCGAGGGCATCCCCACCCTCGACATGGTGCGCGCCTGGGAGTTCCTGCAGACGCGGCGCTCGCGCCTGATCGGTCCCAACTGCCCGGGCATCATCTCGCCGGGGAAGTGCAAGCTCGGCATCATGCCGGGGCACATCCACCGCGAGGGCAACGTGGGCATCGTCTCGCGCTCGGGGACGCTGACCTACGAGGCGGTGCACCAGATCACGCTGCGCGGGATGGGACAGTCCACCGCCCTCGGCATCGGCGGCGACCCCATCATTGGCACGAATTTCGTAGACGCGCTGGAGCTGTTCAACAAGGACCCGCAGACCGAGGCCATCGTGATGATCGGCGAGATCGGCGGCAACGCCGAGGAGACCGCGGCGGAGTACGTGCAGGCGCACGTCAAGAAGCCGGTGGTGGCTTTCATCGCCGGGCAGACCGCGCCTCCGGGACGCCGCATGGGCCACGCCGGCGCCATCATCTCCGGCGGGCACGGCACCGCCGCCGAGAAGATGAAGGCGCTGCAGGCAGCGGGCATCCGCGTCTGCAAGACCCCGGCGGAGATCGGCGAGACCGTGATCGCCGCCCTGGGCGCCGGCGCGCGGGCGTGAAGAAGCTCTTAGCTGTTAGCTCTTAGCTTGTGACGTCAACTTCCCAGCCTGCTCCCAAGACTGGGAACCGGGAACTCATCTATGAAAACTCTGGAACGCACGCTGTCGATCATCAAGCCGGATGCGGTCAAGAAGAACGCCGCCGGCGACATCCTGCTCACGCTCGAGCAGAAGGGCTTCCGCATCCTGGGCATGAAGATGCTCGAGATCACCAAAGAGCAGGCGGAGGGCTTCTACGCGGTGCACGCGGGCAAGCCTTTCTTCAACTCCCTGACCACGTTCATGTCGAGCGGGCCTATGATCGTGCTGGCGCTGGAGAAGGAGAACGCCATCGCCGACCTGCGCGAGTTGATGGGTGCCACCAACCCGGCCAACGCCAAGGAAGGCACCATCCGCAAGAAGTGGGCGTCGAGCATCGAGGCCAACGCCATCCACGGCTCCGACGCCGACGACACCGCCCGCTTCGAGCTCAGCTACTTCTTCGCCGGCTACGAGCTGGCGAGGTAAAGCAGCTATTAGTTCTTAGCCTTTAGCTTGAAGCTTGAAGCTAAGAGCTAAGAGCTAAGAGCTAAGAGCTAGGAGCAAGAGCAGGAGCCCGTTCTTATGCCGCATATTCAAGTCACGCTGCTGAAGGGCCGCACCAGCGAGCAGAAGCGCAAGCTGGTGAAGCGCCTCACCGACGCCATGGTGGAAGAGGCGGGCGCGAGCCGCGACGCTGTCACCGTCGCCCTGGTCGAGGTGGAGAAGGAAGACTTCGCCCGCGGCGGCACGCTGATCGCGGACCGAAAGTAGCGGTCAGGCATCAGCCGTCAGCGGTCAGGCAAGATGGGTTGGTTTTCCTGACGGCGGAAGCCTGATGGCTGACGGCTACATGGGCTCGTACAGCTCGCCTTCCACCCGCTCGGCCACCTTGGGCAGCTCGCCCGTCACATACTTGCGGAAGTGCGACGAGGCGCGGTGAGCGTCGAGCGCCGCCTGGTCGTCGTACTGCTCGTAGAGGAAGAAGCGCGCAGGGTCGCTCATGTGCCGGTGCACGACAAACATGCGGCAGCCCGCCTCCTTGCTCGACTCCTTCTGCTGGAGGGCGAAGAGGCGCGCCACCTCGGCTTCATGGCCGGGCTTTGCCTTCCAGGTGACCGCAAGAACGATCATGGTCGCCTCTCCTTTTTGCGCAGCAGCGCGGCGCTGCGCCCCACCTCGGCGGCAAAATCGTCGAGGAAGATGGTCTGCTCGCGGTCGGGCCCGGTGGAGATCATTCCGATGCGCGCCCCGCTCTGCTTCTCCAGGAAGTGCAGGTAGTCGCGCGCCGGCTGCGGCAGCCTGGCCAGGTCGCGGATGCCGGCCGTCGGCTTCTTCCACCCCGGCAGGATCTCATACACCGGCTCCAGCTTGTCGTAGCCGCTGGCGTGCGCGGGGATGGCGGAGAACTTCTTGCCCTTGACCTTGTAGCCCACGCACACCGGGATCTTGGCCAGCCCGTCGAGCACGTCCAGTTTGGTGACCACCAGCCAGGAGATGCCGTTGATCATCACCGAATAGCGCAGCAGGGGCAGGTCGATCCACCCGGTGCGGCGCGGCCGCCCGGTCACGGCGCCGTACTCCTGGCCCTTGGCGCGCAGCTTCTCGCCGGTGGCGTCGTGCAGTTCGGTGGGGAAGGGGCCACTGCCCACGCGCGTGCAGTAGGCCTTGGTC
This sequence is a window from Terriglobales bacterium. Protein-coding genes within it:
- the sucD gene encoding succinate--CoA ligase subunit alpha translates to MSILIDKSTKVIVQGLTGKEGTFHAKACADYGTKIVGGVTPGKGGTTHEGWPVFNTVQEAVDRTGADASVIFVPPPFAADAIMEAADAEIELIVCITEGIPTLDMVRAWEFLQTRRSRLIGPNCPGIISPGKCKLGIMPGHIHREGNVGIVSRSGTLTYEAVHQITLRGMGQSTALGIGGDPIIGTNFVDALELFNKDPQTEAIVMIGEIGGNAEETAAEYVQAHVKKPVVAFIAGQTAPPGRRMGHAGAIISGGHGTAAEKMKALQAAGIRVCKTPAEIGETVIAALGAGARA
- the ndk gene encoding nucleoside-diphosphate kinase encodes the protein MKTLERTLSIIKPDAVKKNAAGDILLTLEQKGFRILGMKMLEITKEQAEGFYAVHAGKPFFNSLTTFMSSGPMIVLALEKENAIADLRELMGATNPANAKEGTIRKKWASSIEANAIHGSDADDTARFELSYFFAGYELAR
- a CDS encoding 2-hydroxymuconate tautomerase; amino-acid sequence: MPHIQVTLLKGRTSEQKRKLVKRLTDAMVEEAGASRDAVTVALVEVEKEDFARGGTLIADRK
- a CDS encoding putative quinol monooxygenase, giving the protein MIVLAVTWKAKPGHEAEVARLFALQQKESSKEAGCRMFVVHRHMSDPARFFLYEQYDDQAALDAHRASSHFRKYVTGELPKVAERVEGELYEPM